One Brassica napus cultivar Da-Ae chromosome C2, Da-Ae, whole genome shotgun sequence DNA window includes the following coding sequences:
- the LOC125581560 gene encoding uncharacterized protein LOC125581560 yields MKATAEYATANVAVWWDMKDCPIPEGYEAGQVRSSLEAAFKEQGYSGPVSITAYGDQTQTPDHILKGLLTTGVSVAHTKSESTSYFMYEDLVKWRRLNPPPATMMIISDQVGDKFTWDLIRLQQRTLYKLFLAYSVKPEYMVLFISEQWCWKKLLSSSPPAAGVQAGAKCYCKSCNYDSEYLNNFKKHLSSYSHSREEYVNPTDHKLVRYTEDWGRNYKATPEFATAKIQVWWDLFDCPIPQGYDARQVRPSIEAAVKELGYYGPVSITSYGDHKHTPLQALQALSSTGVDIAHTVSDVTYSRMFSDMLEWHRNNPPQTAAIIMLISDNVEILDCGLVSLLQENNYNFFLAYSFRSYKMSYLLTSAEWLWESILSGEKRLLQNCSSSGSGNDQSTVGILFKIT; encoded by the exons ATGAAGGCGACGGCTGAATACGCGACGGCTAACGTAGCGGTGTGGTGGGACATGAAGGACTGTCCGATTCCGGAGGGTTACGAGGCTGGTCAGGTCCGATCGAGTTTAGAAGCAGCGTTCAAGGAACAAGGCTACTCTGGCCCTGTCTCCATCACTGCCTATGGCGACCAAACACAAACCCCTGATCACATACTGAAAGGGCTCTTAACCACTGGAGTCTCTGTAGCACATACCAAATCCG aGAGCACATCCTACTTCATGTATGAGGATTTGGTGAAATGGCGACGTCTGAATCCTCCTCCTGCTACAATGATGATCATATCAGATCAGGTGGGAGATAAATTCACCTGGGATCTGATCCGGCTACAGCAACGGACGCTATACAAGCTTTTTCTGGCTTATTCAGTTAAGCCAGAATATATGGTTCTCTTCATTAGTGAACAGTGGTGCTGGAAAAAATTACTAAGCAGCTCACCACCTGCTGCTGGTGTTCAGGCTGGTGCCAAGTGTTATTGCAAATCGTGCAATTACGATAGTGAATACCTGAATAATTTCAAGAAGCATCTCTCGAGTTACAGTCATTCACGGGAA GAGTATGTGAACCCTACGGACCACAAACTCGTACGTTACACGGAGGATTGGGGAAGAAACTACAAGGCGACGCCTGAATTTGCCACAGCTAAAATACAGGTGTGGTGGGACTTGTTTGACTGTCCGATACCCCAAGGTTATGATGCTCGTCAGGTCCGTCCGAGTATAGAAGCGGCAGTCAAGGAACTTGGCTACTATGGTCCTGTCTCCATCACTTCCTATGGCGACCATAAACATACTCCCCTACAAGCTCTACAAGCTCTCTCTTCCACTGGTGTCGATATTGCACATACCGTTAGCG ATGTCACATACTCGCGAATGTTTTCCGATATGTTGGAATGGCATCGTAATAATCCTCCTCAAACAGCTGCTATAATCATGCTCATATCGGATAATGTGGAGATCTTGGATTGTGGTCTTGTCTCTCTACTACAAGAGAATAATTACAACTTTTTTCTGGCTTATTCGTTTAGGTCTTACAAAATGTCATACCTGCTCACTTCTGCTGAGTGGCTCTGGGAAAGCATACTTTCAG GGGAAAAAAGACTACTTCAGAACTGCAGCAGCAGTGGAAGTGGGAACGATCAATCTACTGTTGGGATTCTCTTTAAGATAACTTGA